The Chlorobaculum sp. MV4-Y genome contains the following window.
TACGACAAGGCACGCTGATTCAACAAAACTTACTCTATGACTCCCGACAACGAACGCCAGATGAGAGCCATTATCCTCTATGACAGCCGCTCCACTGGCGGTTCAACCGACAAACTGATCGACTCGATTGGCCAGCAGCTCGCTGAAACCGGAGCCTATGTCGAGAAAGCCCGCTGCAAGGCGACGGCCGACTACAGCTTCGTCAGTGAATTCGATGTCGTGATCCTCGGCGCTCCCGTATACTACCTGGTAGTCTCTTCGCAACTGCTTGGCGCACTGGTGCAAAGCAACCTGAAACGCTATCTGCGAAACAAGAGTGTCGCGCTCTTCGTAACCTGCGGAAGCCCCGAACCAATGGCCCAGACACTTTATCTGCCGCAGCTCAAGATTCATCTGATTCGTAACAGAATTCTCGCCGAAAAGGTGATCGCTCCGCATCAGGTAGCCGACGAAGAGATCATCGCCGACTTCGTGGACGAGATCGACGAGGAGTACCGCCGGTCGAGCAGACCCCGTTCTGGCTTCCGCGCCGAAAAGCTTCAGTGGAGCGATGAGGCCCGAGAGCTGGTCAACAACCTGCCACCATTTTTCGTCGACAAGATCAAGGCCGCCCTGTACACTTATGCCAAACAGAACGGGATAACCTACATTACGCCAGAGGTGCTCGATGCGGCCCGCTCCAGCTCCATGGGTATGTGAAGCAGAAAACTCGATACAAACAGAAAAGCCGTCACCTCGCGATGACGGCTTTTTATTTTTTCTGGCATCAGTAAAGCTGACAACGCCTCAGCTGAAAATATCCTTCGCCTTTTCGAAAATGCTCTTTTCATGGTTTTCATCGCCATGGTTCGGGCAGATGGCAGTCGATTTCTTCAGCTCCTTCAACAGGTCGCGATCCTTGCCGCTGACATCTTTCGGCACAAAAACATTCACCCTGACGTACAGGTCGCCGCTGCCGCCGCCTCGCAGGTGGCCGATGCCCTTGCCACCAATGCGGAGCATCGTGTTCGGCTGGGTGCCCGCCGGAATGGTCAGTTTAACGTGACCATCGAGCGTCGGCACGTCGATCTTTGTGCCCATAACCAGATCGGGGAAGCCGACCGAAAGATCGTAGATGATATCGTCGCCGTTGCGCTTGAACTGCTTGTGCGGCTTCTCCTCGATCACCACGATCAGGTCGCCAGGCGCTCCGCCCCTCGGTCCCGCATTGCCCTGCCCCTGAAGCGTCAGGTAGTTGCCGTCCTGCACCCCCGCAGGAACGGTGATCTTGACGGTCGTTTCGCCCTGCTTGATGCCTTCGCCATAGCAGGAGGTGCAGCGATCCTTGACCACCTGCCCCTCGCCGCCGCAGGTCGGGCAGGCCGAGATGTTCATGAACTGCCCGAACATCGTCTTGGTAGCCTGGCGAACCTCGCCACTTCCGTGGCAGGTCGGACAGATCTCGGTTTTGCCGCTCTTCGAACCGGTACCGTTGCACTCCTGGCAGATGACCTGCTTCTTGATTTTGAGCGTCTTCTCAACCCCCTTTGCGATCTCTTCGAGCGTCAGCTTAAGGCGAATCTTCAGGTCAGTACCGTGAATGCCAGCCGAGCGTTTGCGTCCGCCGCCACCGCCGGAAAAGCCGCCGCCAAAGACATCTTCGAAACCGCTGAATGGCGATCCGCCGCTTCGCGCCCGACCACTGCCGCCACCGAACATATCATTGAAAGCGCTGAAAATATCGTTGATATCACCATATCCCGCGCCACCAGGACCGCCTCCCGAGGCAGCTGACGAACCGACGCCCGCATGGCCGAACTGGTCGTAGCGGCGGCGCTTGTCATCGTTGCTCAGAACTTCGTACGCCTCGTTGACCTCTTTGAACTTCTCCTCGGCCTCTTTGTTGTCGGGATTCTTGTCCGGGTGATATTTCAGGGCCAGCTTGCGGTAAGCCTTCTTTATTTCATCCTTGTCCGCCGATCGGCTGACGCCAAGAACTTCATAGTAATCTCTCTTCATCGTTTATACTCTCACTATTTATATCTGAACCTGGTTATTTGGCGACGATTACCTTGGCGTGACGGATCACCCTGTCGCCAAGCGTGTAGCCGGTCTGGTACTCCTCGACGATGGTGTCGGGTTCGGCACCCGGCGCATCGATCTGCGTGATCGCTTCGTGGAAGTTCACGTCGAGCACCTTGCCTTTGGCCTCAATCTCCTTGACTCCCTTGCGCTCGAGCAGCGACATGAAGTTTTTGCGGATCAGCTCCACCCCCTCAATGAAGGGTTTTGCCGCGGCCATCTCCTGCATTTCGGTAGGAATGTGGCTCATGAGGCGCTTCAAATCATCGATCAGCGGCAACAGGTCGCGCACCGTGTTCTCCAGCATTCGCGTACCGGACAGCGCGGCTTCGCGCTCCTTCTGCTTCCGGAAGTTCTCGAACTCTGCGGCGCGGCGCATCACCTCTTCGCGAAGCTTCTGGATTTCGGCGTCCCTCGCCGCAATTTCGGCCTCCATGTCCGCCTCGGTCGCCGCAGGAATCGCCGCCGTCTCTTCGGCAGCCGTCTCAGCCGCCTCAGTGTTGATAGTCTCCTGTATCTCTTCCTGTTCCTTGTGGTGCTTTTTAGTCATAATTGCAGCTAAAGTATTGATAATTAATTATTTCCGGAGAGCGCCTCGGAGAGGCAGCCCGCCATGTAGTTCACCACGCGCACGGCGTGCTCGTAATCCATCCGCTTCGGCCCCATGACGCCAACCCTGCCGATCATCTTGCCCGCGAAGTAGGGCGACGAAACAATGGTCAGGTCGGCGGCGTTGCCTGTGCGGTTCTCGGTGCCGATGCTGATGGCCACCTCGCACTCGCGAATCTGGCGAAGTGCTGAGGGAACCGCGTTATCGACAAGCCTGGCCATGCCGAACTTGTCCTCGATCATGGTGATGATGTCGCGCACCTTCTCGGGATGCTTGAACTCGGGCTGATCGACGATGTTCTCGGTGCCCGAAACATAGAGCCGTTCGAGAATGGAGGATTCATCGAAAAGCGTATCAGCTGAGCTGACGATACTGTTCATCAGCCCCTCGCTGCCCTTGAAGTCCGAAAGGCGCTTGCCGATGGTGCTACGAATCTCTTCGAGCGTCAGCCCCGAGAGGCGTTCGTTGAGCACATCGACCACGGCATCAATCTTCTGCCGCGATATTTCCGCGTTCAACTCCATGACGATGGTCTTGACAAAGAGCGACTGGATGGCAATGACCACCATGATCCGCGACGAGGCGAGCTGCACGATGTCAAGGCGTTCGAAAACCGCGTTGGAGAGCCTCGGCGGCAGCACTACGGCGAGCTGCCGCGAGATGCTGCCCAGAACCCGTGCCGCCGCGCCCAGCACCTCGGCAGATGTGCCTTTCAGCTCCGAATTGCGACTGCTGAAACGATCATCGATCATCCGCTTTTCCTCTTCATCGATCCGGCTGACGTTCATGATCAGATCAACGTAATAGCGATACCCCTTGTCGGTCGGCACCCGACCGGCGGAGGTGTGCGGCTGGCTGATGAAACCGTCCGCTTCCAGGTCGGCCATGACGTTGCGAATGGTGGCGTCCGACAGGCCGAGGTTATAGTTTCGCGCGATGGTGCGCGAACCGACCGGCATCGCCGACACGACGTATGACTGTATGATAATACCGAGAACCTGACGTTCACGCAGGGTCAAATCACGATAATTCATCTGGTAACTGCCTGTACTTGAATACTGATTGCGCATGTAGCCGTGCGGCAAAACCGCTTGTGACCGGTATTCATCAACAACGTAAAAGCCCCGATAGTTGCTTAGAGACCCGTGTCACACAACGGCAAATAATATACAGAAAATTAACTTTGAATGAACCGCAAGGGCTTACTCCGCAATGCAGGAGAGCACTCGGTCGAGCTTGTTGTAATCCTGCATGACCTCGATGTCACCGAAGCCGGTGCCAAGCAGATTTTTGACGCCCTCCGCACCGTCGGCATGAAGCTCAAAGCAGAGCACGCCCCCCTTGCGAAGCAGCACGGGAGCGGCGGCGGCGATGCTCTCGTAATACTCGAAACCCTTCGGCGCAACCAGCGCAAGGCGCGGCTCGTACTGCTTCACCTCCGTTTGCAGTGTCGTCCACTCCGCTTCCGGAATGTAGGGTGGATTGGAGATGAGCAGATCGAACGGACCGCCAACAGCATCGGCAAACGAAGCGCTGAGCACGTCAGCCTCGACGAAGGTGATGCGCTCGCTTACTCCGTGCGCCTCGGCATTGCGGCGGGCCGCCTCCAGCGCATCGGCAGAAACGTCGGCTGCGGTGACGCGAGCGCCCGGCAGCCGCAGTGCGAGCGTGATGGCGATGCAACCACTGCCGGTGCCGACGTCGAGAATCGACGGAGTATCTGCTGACGCGAGGCCACTTGTGGCAAGCCGCTCCATCGCATGTTCAAGCACCAGCTCGGTCTCCGGACGAGGAATCAGTACACGCTCATCAACGAAAAACCGGTAGCCGTAAAAAAACGCTTCACCCGCAATGTACTGCACCGGCCTCCCCTGCATCCGCTCCCGACAAGCCGCCCGGAACGCCTCAAGCTCTTTGAGCGTCAACGGCCGCTCGTGATCGAGATAAAGCTGAAGCCGTTGCAACCCAAGCACATGCCCCAAAAGCAACTCCGCCGAAAGACGAGGCTCGTCGATCTTCTTCTCGGCAAAAAACGCGATGGTCGTCCT
Protein-coding sequences here:
- the prmC gene encoding peptide chain release factor N(5)-glutamine methyltransferase; amino-acid sequence: MPEEKVWSLVELLRTTIAFFAEKKIDEPRLSAELLLGHVLGLQRLQLYLDHERPLTLKELEAFRAACRERMQGRPVQYIAGEAFFYGYRFFVDERVLIPRPETELVLEHAMERLATSGLASADTPSILDVGTGSGCIAITLALRLPGARVTAADVSADALEAARRNAEAHGVSERITFVEADVLSASFADAVGGPFDLLISNPPYIPEAEWTTLQTEVKQYEPRLALVAPKGFEYYESIAAAAPVLLRKGGVLCFELHADGAEGVKNLLGTGFGDIEVMQDYNKLDRVLSCIAE
- the dnaJ gene encoding molecular chaperone DnaJ, translating into MKRDYYEVLGVSRSADKDEIKKAYRKLALKYHPDKNPDNKEAEEKFKEVNEAYEVLSNDDKRRRYDQFGHAGVGSSAASGGGPGGAGYGDINDIFSAFNDMFGGGSGRARSGGSPFSGFEDVFGGGFSGGGGGRKRSAGIHGTDLKIRLKLTLEEIAKGVEKTLKIKKQVICQECNGTGSKSGKTEICPTCHGSGEVRQATKTMFGQFMNISACPTCGGEGQVVKDRCTSCYGEGIKQGETTVKITVPAGVQDGNYLTLQGQGNAGPRGGAPGDLIVVIEEKPHKQFKRNGDDIIYDLSVGFPDLVMGTKIDVPTLDGHVKLTIPAGTQPNTMLRIGGKGIGHLRGGGSGDLYVRVNVFVPKDVSGKDRDLLKELKKSTAICPNHGDENHEKSIFEKAKDIFS
- a CDS encoding flavodoxin domain-containing protein translates to MTPDNERQMRAIILYDSRSTGGSTDKLIDSIGQQLAETGAYVEKARCKATADYSFVSEFDVVILGAPVYYLVVSSQLLGALVQSNLKRYLRNKSVALFVTCGSPEPMAQTLYLPQLKIHLIRNRILAEKVIAPHQVADEEIIADFVDEIDEEYRRSSRPRSGFRAEKLQWSDEARELVNNLPPFFVDKIKAALYTYAKQNGITYITPEVLDAARSSSMGM
- a CDS encoding nucleotide exchange factor GrpE, which translates into the protein MTKKHHKEQEEIQETINTEAAETAAEETAAIPAATEADMEAEIAARDAEIQKLREEVMRRAAEFENFRKQKEREAALSGTRMLENTVRDLLPLIDDLKRLMSHIPTEMQEMAAAKPFIEGVELIRKNFMSLLERKGVKEIEAKGKVLDVNFHEAITQIDAPGAEPDTIVEEYQTGYTLGDRVIRHAKVIVAK
- the hrcA gene encoding heat-inducible transcriptional repressor HrcA, producing MNYRDLTLRERQVLGIIIQSYVVSAMPVGSRTIARNYNLGLSDATIRNVMADLEADGFISQPHTSAGRVPTDKGYRYYVDLIMNVSRIDEEEKRMIDDRFSSRNSELKGTSAEVLGAAARVLGSISRQLAVVLPPRLSNAVFERLDIVQLASSRIMVVIAIQSLFVKTIVMELNAEISRQKIDAVVDVLNERLSGLTLEEIRSTIGKRLSDFKGSEGLMNSIVSSADTLFDESSILERLYVSGTENIVDQPEFKHPEKVRDIITMIEDKFGMARLVDNAVPSALRQIRECEVAISIGTENRTGNAADLTIVSSPYFAGKMIGRVGVMGPKRMDYEHAVRVVNYMAGCLSEALSGNN